Proteins encoded by one window of Gemmatimonadaceae bacterium:
- a CDS encoding carbohydrate binding family 9 domain-containing protein, with protein sequence MRPFVCVPLLIAAAPLGAQQLAPRNDPVRAPSAFTTSAIRADAAPVIDGRDRDAVWRSAQVIQGFRQFDPVEDAEPTFNTEARIAYDDRNLYILVRAFDPHPDSIMALLSRRDERTQSDYIRVTIDSYHDKRTGYQFMVNPAGVQRDIYLFNDSEEDLTWNAVWESKTAIDSLGWTAEFRIPLSQLRFSDRDDHTFGIGIFREVARLNERTSWPLFRRTQFGIASQLGEIHGIRGIGNNRRLEVMPYSVQSNESRQRGAAFGRTQRSSFGADMKVGLSSNLTLDATINPDFGQVEADPAVLNLGAFEQFFEERRPFFLEGTGIFSFAIDCNDGQCTGPFYSRRIGRPPQTGFLSRDGLAVPTSSTILGAAKLTGRLSSGLSIGVMNAVTAREDVADTLTVEPRTNYFVGRLQQDLRGGRSGIGLIMSAVNRDLDDQTLPWLRRAAYTGGLDLRHRFGPGGNLQFSGHLLGSTVQGSTDAIARTQRNGVHFYQRPDDDIQFDSTRTSLSGVSGGLNLQKSGGGITRFHTGVWYKSPGLEVNDVGYMQSVNNMGQSNWFALSFQEPRAFYRRLQINFNQWNSWLSDGTNTGHGGNVNMNGQLKNMWFFFGGVGGEMGALCAACLRGGPTYREMARMFSFFGFTGDQRRVAVPEMFVNFSRGDAGRSHSLNLNPSVAFRLASQFSARVGVSYSRNVDDRQFLGNYGVIGSDTAHYTVAHLDQKTVAVTTRVNWTASPTLSLQVYAQPFATGGEYSDWRRVRDPRNRSYDSQFEPFTQRGEPGGFNFKQFRSNSVLRWEYRPGSTLFFVWQQGRTQDGLDAGSFRLGRDYRNLFGAHPENTFLVKASYWFSL encoded by the coding sequence ATGCGCCCTTTCGTCTGCGTTCCGCTTCTCATCGCCGCGGCTCCGCTTGGCGCCCAGCAACTGGCGCCACGCAATGACCCGGTGCGCGCGCCGTCGGCGTTCACCACCAGTGCCATCCGCGCCGACGCCGCGCCTGTCATCGATGGACGCGACCGCGACGCCGTATGGCGGAGCGCCCAGGTGATCCAGGGGTTTCGCCAGTTCGATCCCGTCGAGGACGCCGAACCGACGTTCAACACGGAAGCGCGGATCGCCTACGACGATCGGAACCTCTACATCCTGGTGCGCGCGTTCGATCCGCACCCGGATTCGATCATGGCGCTGCTGAGCCGGCGCGACGAGCGCACGCAGTCGGACTACATCCGTGTAACGATCGACTCGTACCACGACAAGCGCACGGGCTACCAGTTCATGGTCAACCCAGCCGGCGTGCAGCGCGACATCTACCTCTTCAACGACTCCGAGGAGGATCTGACCTGGAACGCGGTGTGGGAGTCGAAGACGGCGATCGACTCACTCGGCTGGACGGCCGAGTTCCGCATTCCATTGAGTCAGCTCCGGTTCAGTGACCGGGACGATCACACCTTCGGCATCGGCATCTTCCGCGAGGTGGCGCGGCTCAATGAGCGCACGAGCTGGCCTTTGTTCCGTCGGACGCAGTTCGGCATCGCGTCGCAGCTGGGCGAGATCCACGGTATCCGCGGCATCGGCAACAACCGGCGGCTCGAAGTCATGCCCTATTCGGTGCAATCCAACGAGTCCCGGCAGCGCGGCGCCGCGTTCGGCCGCACGCAGCGCTCCTCGTTTGGCGCCGACATGAAGGTCGGCCTGTCGTCCAACCTCACGCTCGACGCCACGATCAACCCCGACTTCGGTCAGGTGGAAGCCGATCCCGCGGTGCTCAACCTTGGTGCGTTCGAGCAGTTCTTCGAGGAGCGGCGTCCGTTCTTTCTCGAGGGCACTGGCATTTTCTCGTTTGCCATCGACTGCAATGACGGACAGTGCACCGGGCCGTTCTACTCGCGCCGCATCGGGCGTCCGCCACAGACCGGATTCCTCAGCCGCGACGGACTCGCCGTGCCCACGTCCTCCACGATCCTCGGCGCGGCCAAACTCACCGGTCGCCTCTCCAGCGGCCTCTCGATCGGCGTGATGAACGCCGTGACGGCGCGCGAGGACGTCGCCGACACGCTCACCGTCGAGCCGCGGACCAACTATTTCGTGGGGCGCCTGCAGCAGGATCTGCGCGGAGGACGCAGCGGCATCGGCCTCATCATGAGCGCGGTCAACCGCGACCTCGACGACCAGACGTTGCCCTGGCTGCGCCGCGCGGCCTACACGGGAGGACTGGACCTGCGCCATCGCTTTGGCCCCGGTGGCAACCTCCAGTTCTCCGGGCACCTGCTCGGCAGCACCGTCCAGGGCTCGACCGATGCCATCGCGCGCACACAGCGCAACGGCGTGCATTTCTACCAGCGACCCGACGACGATATCCAGTTCGACTCGACGCGCACGAGCCTCAGCGGTGTGAGCGGAGGGCTCAACCTGCAAAAGAGCGGTGGCGGCATCACGCGCTTTCACACCGGCGTCTGGTACAAGTCGCCGGGTCTCGAGGTCAACGACGTCGGGTACATGCAAAGCGTGAACAACATGGGCCAGTCGAACTGGTTTGCCCTGTCGTTCCAGGAACCGCGGGCGTTCTATCGCCGGTTGCAGATCAACTTCAACCAGTGGAACAGCTGGCTTTCCGATGGCACCAACACTGGGCACGGCGGCAACGTCAACATGAACGGCCAGCTCAAGAACATGTGGTTCTTCTTCGGCGGTGTGGGCGGCGAGATGGGCGCCCTGTGTGCCGCCTGCCTGCGGGGCGGCCCGACCTATCGCGAGATGGCGAGGATGTTCTCGTTCTTCGGGTTCACTGGCGACCAGCGACGGGTGGCTGTGCCCGAGATGTTCGTGAACTTCAGCCGGGGCGATGCCGGGCGGTCGCACAGCCTGAACCTCAACCCCAGCGTCGCATTCCGCCTGGCCTCGCAGTTCTCGGCGCGCGTCGGCGTGAGCTATTCGCGCAACGTCGATGACCGCCAGTTTCTCGGCAACTACGGCGTCATCGGCAGCGACACCGCGCACTACACCGTGGCGCACCTCGACCAGAAGACCGTCGCGGTCACCACGCGCGTCAACTGGACTGCCTCGCCCACGCTCTCGCTGCAGGTGTACGCGCAGCCCTTTGCCACCGGGGGCGAGTACTCCGACTGGCGCCGTGTGCGCGATCCGCGAAACCGCTCGTATGACTCGCAGTTCGAGCCCTTCACGCAGCGCGGTGAGCCGGGCGGCTTCAATTTCAAGCAGTTCCGCTCCAACAGCGTGCTGCGTTGGGAGTACCGGCCCGGGTCGACGCTGTTCTTCGTCTGGCAGCAGGGCCGCACCCAGGACGGGCTCGATGCCGGCTCCTTCCGACTCGGCCGCGACTACCGCAACCTGTTCGGCGCACACCCGGAGAACACCTTCCTCGTGAAGGCGAGTTACTGGTTCAGCCTCTGA
- a CDS encoding copper chaperone: MEVPRRPTLHIALEIDGMTTVHCVRAVFQALAGVDGIRRADVALGRAEIECDRDVPDARIQAALDVVGYRLTTRRTARRVLPMHDAP; the protein is encoded by the coding sequence ATGGAAGTTCCTCGCCGTCCCACGCTGCACATCGCGCTCGAGATCGACGGCATGACCACCGTCCACTGCGTGCGCGCCGTCTTTCAGGCGTTGGCCGGAGTCGACGGCATTCGTCGCGCCGACGTCGCCCTGGGGCGCGCTGAGATCGAGTGCGATCGCGATGTCCCGGATGCGCGGATCCAGGCGGCCCTGGATGTCGTGGGCTACCGGCTCACCACCCGGAGGACTGCGCGTCGAGTCCTCCCGATGCACGACGCCCCCTGA
- a CDS encoding NAD(P)-dependent oxidoreductase, producing the protein MSVSFLGLGAIGTPMASHLAAREPLVVWNRTTARAIAFAAEHRATVAATPREAAVGRDVVITCLPTSAEVAGLLDGDNGLIAGLKAGSLLIDCTSGDPASSQRISARLAEHGVGFLDAPVSGGTSGAVNGTLTVMCGGDEATFARARPVLEAFGRKIVLVGPVGAGHALKAVNNAWLAVHIWSAAEGLAALTKAGVKPSAALEVINASSGRSNASENLIPQRVLTRAFPRTFKLALLEKDVAIAADFLREQRVPSSLTQHVAELFRVARTELGEDADHVEAVRLIERWSAVDIAD; encoded by the coding sequence ATGTCCGTCTCCTTCCTCGGTCTCGGCGCCATCGGCACGCCGATGGCCTCTCACCTGGCCGCGCGCGAACCGCTCGTCGTCTGGAATCGCACCACGGCCCGCGCCATTGCATTTGCCGCCGAGCACCGCGCGACCGTTGCCGCCACGCCGCGCGAAGCGGCGGTTGGGCGCGACGTCGTGATCACGTGCCTGCCCACCTCGGCGGAGGTCGCGGGCCTGTTGGACGGCGACAACGGTCTCATCGCCGGCCTCAAGGCGGGAAGCCTGCTGATCGACTGCACGTCGGGTGACCCGGCGTCATCGCAACGCATTTCGGCCCGTCTCGCCGAGCACGGCGTGGGATTTCTCGATGCGCCGGTGAGCGGTGGAACCAGCGGCGCGGTGAACGGCACGCTGACGGTGATGTGCGGCGGTGACGAGGCCACGTTTGCCCGCGCCCGACCCGTGCTCGAGGCATTCGGACGCAAGATCGTGCTCGTGGGGCCGGTCGGGGCGGGGCACGCGCTCAAGGCCGTCAACAATGCCTGGCTGGCGGTCCATATCTGGTCGGCCGCGGAGGGACTGGCCGCGCTGACTAAAGCCGGGGTGAAGCCGAGCGCTGCGCTCGAGGTGATCAACGCCTCGAGCGGGCGATCGAATGCGTCGGAGAACCTGATCCCGCAGCGCGTGTTGACGCGCGCGTTTCCGCGGACGTTCAAGCTGGCGTTGCTGGAGAAGGACGTGGCGATCGCCGCCGACTTCCTGCGAGAGCAGCGCGTGCCGTCGTCGCTGACACAGCACGTCGCGGAGTTGTTCCGGGTCGCGCGCACCGAGCTTGGCGAAGATGCCGATCATGTCGAAGCCGTGCGCCTGATCGAGCGTTGGAGCGCGGTGGACATTGCCGACTGA
- a CDS encoding cysteine desulfurase-like protein has product MKSPDEIRALFPALARVHRGHRVAYFDGPGGTQVPSPVVAAMTDYLLNHNANTHWLYPSSVETDAMLWAARESVADFLNSSPHDVSFGNNMTTITFHLARALGRAWGPGDEVIVTELDHHANVAPWRALAAERGITVHTARMRPEQGVLDWAHLESLVSAKTRLLAIGAASNALGTVNDIPRAAALARAVGALLFVDAVHYAAHGVIDVKAWDCDFLACSSYKFYGPHAGVLYARLALLDALDVPKLDPAPAEAPERIETGTQNHEGIVGMGAAVEFLASLSEGPTRRDRLVATMHALHERGELLLAQLWQGLSAIPGVTMYGTPPGATRTPTVSFSVQGRRCDDVARGLAESGVFASNGDFYATTTIERIGRAADGVVRAGCACYTTADEVTRLVDGVRRLA; this is encoded by the coding sequence ATGAAATCGCCTGACGAGATCCGCGCCCTCTTTCCGGCGCTGGCCCGCGTGCATCGCGGACATCGCGTGGCCTACTTCGACGGACCCGGCGGCACGCAGGTGCCGTCACCCGTGGTGGCGGCCATGACCGACTACCTGCTCAATCACAACGCGAACACCCACTGGCTCTATCCGTCGAGCGTGGAGACGGACGCGATGTTGTGGGCCGCACGTGAGTCGGTGGCGGACTTCCTCAACTCGAGCCCGCACGACGTCTCGTTCGGCAACAACATGACCACGATCACGTTTCACCTGGCGCGGGCCCTCGGTCGTGCGTGGGGACCGGGCGACGAAGTGATCGTGACGGAGCTCGACCACCACGCGAACGTCGCGCCCTGGCGTGCGCTGGCTGCGGAGCGCGGGATCACGGTCCACACCGCGCGGATGCGGCCCGAACAGGGAGTGCTGGACTGGGCGCACCTCGAGTCGCTGGTCTCGGCAAAGACGCGCCTGCTCGCGATTGGTGCGGCGTCCAATGCGCTCGGGACGGTGAACGACATACCGCGCGCCGCCGCGCTCGCGCGTGCCGTCGGGGCGCTGCTCTTCGTCGACGCCGTGCATTACGCGGCGCACGGCGTCATCGATGTCAAGGCGTGGGACTGCGATTTTCTGGCCTGCTCGTCGTACAAGTTCTACGGTCCGCACGCCGGCGTGTTGTACGCGCGACTGGCCCTGCTCGACGCGCTCGACGTGCCCAAACTCGATCCCGCGCCCGCCGAAGCCCCCGAGCGTATCGAAACCGGAACGCAGAATCATGAGGGTATCGTCGGCATGGGCGCGGCGGTGGAGTTTCTCGCGTCGCTCTCCGAGGGTCCAACGCGTCGCGATCGGCTCGTGGCGACGATGCATGCCCTGCACGAGCGTGGGGAACTGCTCCTCGCCCAGCTCTGGCAAGGCCTCTCGGCGATCCCCGGCGTGACGATGTACGGCACGCCGCCCGGCGCAACGCGCACGCCCACGGTGTCCTTCTCGGTGCAGGGGCGGCGCTGCGACGACGTGGCACGCGGGCTCGCCGAGTCCGGCGTGTTTGCGTCCAATGGGGACTTCTACGCCACGACCACCATCGAGCGGATCGGGCGCGCGGCCGACGGTGTGGTGCGGGCGGGGTGCGCCTGCTACACCACGGCCGATGAAGTCACTCGACTCGTCGACGGCGTGCGTCGCCTCGCCTGA